In Nitrospira sp., a single genomic region encodes these proteins:
- a CDS encoding NAD(P)/FAD-dependent oxidoreductase has protein sequence MSNQTADVVVVGAGAAGLTAAIFAAQARANDNRIVLLDGAATVGVKILVSGGGRCNVTHHSVAPTDFFGNRRIIKNILAGFPVPDTVAWFASLGVELKREETGKLFPVTNKARTVLNALVSDCQAHGVEILCGHRVSRIDQVPGQHDGKAFTVHHLHGSLVAKKVVLATGGRSLPKSGSDGMGYAMAERLGHRISPTSPALVPLVLEEGMFHRHLTGLSQIVRLTTVIERKRVDQRTGSLLWTHFGVSGPVVLDASRFWTLAWYQGKGADVFANFLPDSTPEDVDQWIVQQAVQSPHRSIVKTLSQRVPARFVEEISRYVGCDPVDPLSRCSRQDRLRLVDALIRFRLPIVRDRGWNHAEVTAGGIPLEEIDYRTMESKLVSGLYLIGEMLECDGRIGGFNFQWAWATGSLAGRAIARQMVAPT, from the coding sequence ATGAGCAACCAAACGGCGGACGTCGTCGTCGTCGGGGCCGGGGCGGCCGGCCTGACGGCCGCCATCTTCGCGGCTCAAGCCCGTGCGAACGACAACCGCATCGTGCTCCTCGACGGAGCGGCAACGGTCGGGGTCAAGATCCTCGTATCGGGAGGCGGACGCTGCAATGTGACTCATCACTCGGTTGCTCCGACCGACTTCTTTGGCAATCGGCGGATCATCAAGAATATTCTGGCGGGGTTTCCGGTTCCGGACACCGTTGCATGGTTCGCGTCGCTGGGCGTGGAGCTCAAACGCGAAGAAACAGGGAAGCTGTTCCCCGTCACCAACAAGGCTCGAACGGTCCTGAACGCCCTAGTCAGCGACTGTCAGGCTCACGGCGTGGAGATTCTATGCGGGCATCGCGTGAGCCGAATAGATCAAGTGCCTGGCCAGCACGATGGAAAGGCATTCACAGTGCATCATCTGCATGGAAGCCTGGTCGCCAAGAAGGTGGTGTTGGCGACGGGAGGACGCTCACTTCCGAAGTCCGGCAGCGATGGAATGGGCTATGCCATGGCCGAACGGTTGGGACATCGGATCTCGCCGACGAGCCCGGCGCTGGTTCCCCTGGTCTTGGAAGAAGGCATGTTTCATCGGCACCTCACTGGTCTCTCTCAGATCGTCCGTTTAACGACGGTCATTGAACGGAAAAGGGTCGATCAGCGGACTGGGAGTCTGCTCTGGACCCACTTCGGGGTCAGTGGTCCGGTCGTGCTGGATGCGAGCCGCTTCTGGACCCTGGCATGGTACCAGGGCAAAGGCGCGGACGTATTCGCCAATTTTCTGCCGGATTCGACACCGGAAGATGTCGATCAATGGATCGTGCAACAGGCCGTGCAGTCGCCGCATAGGAGCATTGTGAAGACCCTGTCTCAACGCGTGCCGGCACGTTTTGTCGAGGAGATCAGTCGGTATGTAGGGTGCGACCCAGTGGACCCGTTGTCCCGATGCTCCCGCCAAGACCGGCTTCGGCTTGTCGATGCGCTGATTAGATTTCGGCTGCCTATTGTGCGAGACCGCGGGTGGAACCACGCCGAGGTGACGGCCGGCGGCATTCCGTTGGAAGAGATCGACTATCGCACGATGGAATCCAAGCTGGTTTCGGGGCTCTATCTGATCGGTGAGATGCTCGAGTGCGACGGGCGGATCGGCGGGTTTAATTTTCAATGGGCCTGGGCTACCGGGTCGCTGGCCGGCCGTGCCATCGCCAGGCAAATGGTTGCTCCGACATGA
- a CDS encoding PilZ domain-containing protein → MASRIGLALPARKVERRQHLRIPVRLYLSFSGGKVRGEGTVMDLSVGGCIIKSNTQVHVDDIFYLEITTDQDEPPLEVAAMVRSVSQRGVAFKFLRAAQENKRLLAFVQSRAMEHHDRLPPKLQDAG, encoded by the coding sequence ATGGCCTCACGGATCGGCCTGGCTCTCCCCGCGCGGAAGGTCGAGCGACGTCAGCATCTCCGAATTCCAGTTCGCCTCTATCTGTCGTTTTCAGGAGGCAAAGTGCGCGGAGAGGGCACGGTGATGGACCTCTCGGTCGGCGGGTGCATCATCAAGAGCAACACGCAGGTGCATGTGGACGATATCTTTTATCTGGAGATCACGACCGACCAGGACGAACCGCCGTTGGAAGTGGCGGCCATGGTCCGCTCGGTCAGCCAGAGAGGCGTTGCGTTCAAGTTTCTACGGGCTGCCCAGGAGAACAAACGCTTACTGGCGTTCGTACAATCCCGCGCCATGGAACACCACGACCGCCTCCCTCCCAAGCTGCAGGACGCCGGTTAG
- a CDS encoding succinate dehydrogenase cytochrome b subunit — MTRFFTIFCTSLGSKVVAALTGLTLTGFVVFHMLGNLQVFEGRESLNTYAAFLREMPILLWSYRIGLLSAAALHIGLTIQLAIRNRRARPVAYASRIYRQASISSRSMALTGSLLLVFIVFHLLHFTAGVVDTSFMDRLDPRGHRDVYGRMIHTFQIPWFVLLYLLAQGVLAVHLSHGVSSSLQTLGLEHPILNRVFRVAGPFVAGTVVLGNSAIVLAIALGVLR, encoded by the coding sequence ATGACGCGGTTCTTCACCATCTTCTGCACCTCGCTCGGCAGTAAGGTCGTGGCGGCGCTGACGGGTCTGACGCTCACCGGATTTGTCGTGTTCCATATGCTCGGCAATCTGCAGGTTTTCGAAGGCCGGGAGTCGCTCAACACCTACGCGGCCTTTCTTCGGGAGATGCCCATCTTGCTCTGGTCCTACAGGATCGGATTGCTGTCGGCCGCGGCGTTGCACATCGGATTGACGATCCAACTGGCGATACGAAACCGTCGGGCTCGCCCCGTAGCCTATGCAAGCCGGATCTACCGTCAGGCATCGATCTCCTCCCGCTCGATGGCCTTAACCGGAAGCCTTCTACTGGTATTCATTGTGTTTCATCTGCTGCATTTCACGGCCGGGGTCGTCGACACCTCGTTCATGGATAGGCTCGATCCCAGGGGCCACCGGGACGTCTACGGCCGAATGATCCACACCTTTCAGATTCCGTGGTTCGTGCTGCTCTATCTCCTCGCGCAGGGAGTGCTGGCGGTGCATCTGAGTCACGGTGTGTCCAGCAGCCTGCAAACATTGGGATTGGAGCATCCGATCCTCAATCGAGTCTTCAGAGTTGCCGGTCCGTTCGTGGCCGGAACCGTAGTGCTGGGCAATTCGGCGATCGTCCTGGCGATCGCACTGGGGGTTCTGCGTTGA
- a CDS encoding DUF4832 domain-containing protein produces MVKTSQSFPTLLTICCLVLSPATPTGIVAAGEPVSGAETQSAHVSLVTVHPTEIDDILYNPGMGFADFHFGFDHPPSLSQYPRSTVAYFRWSWADLEPAEGVYNFEFVDQVIEQAKAKGETLAFRIMTEFERGSPQWLLDKGVESVKESDGIFPDFNNPVFLDYHERLLAAFGARYGRSPDIDHVDIGSVGCWGEWNMACCQGVEAQCKKYFPTEANQLKITDWYFDHFPDRPLVMLAGGQLKYAVSRGAGWRGDCFGDYGYFGPDWNHMEHGYARKLRDPAVAEAWKRGPVQFEVCGVMQDWVEKGFDLDMILQKGLEWHVTVLNAKSSPIPEAWRPRIDEFQKRLGYRLVLRELTHTAESIPGGVVAVESRWDNVGVAPMYHDRPLAYRLRSEQDEVAAQWLSRARLMNWLPGSPILVQDVQTLAKDLPTGRYHLDVAILSEDGETAAVELAIAGKRADRWYPVSTLTIRNEEVRQGASSP; encoded by the coding sequence ATGGTGAAGACGTCGCAGTCGTTTCCGACCCTCCTCACGATCTGTTGTCTCGTCCTTTCCCCAGCGACCCCGACCGGTATCGTTGCCGCGGGTGAGCCTGTATCCGGGGCGGAGACTCAAAGCGCGCACGTGTCGTTGGTTACCGTGCATCCGACCGAGATCGACGACATTCTTTACAATCCCGGCATGGGGTTCGCCGATTTTCATTTCGGCTTTGACCATCCTCCCTCGTTGAGTCAATACCCTCGATCAACCGTGGCCTATTTCCGTTGGTCTTGGGCCGACCTTGAGCCGGCCGAGGGTGTTTATAACTTCGAGTTCGTCGATCAGGTGATCGAGCAGGCTAAGGCCAAAGGGGAGACCCTCGCGTTTCGGATCATGACAGAGTTCGAACGCGGATCGCCTCAATGGCTGCTGGATAAGGGCGTCGAGAGCGTCAAGGAGAGCGATGGAATTTTTCCGGATTTTAACAATCCCGTCTTTCTCGACTATCACGAGAGGCTGCTCGCCGCCTTCGGGGCTCGCTATGGGCGGTCGCCCGATATCGATCACGTGGACATTGGCTCAGTCGGTTGCTGGGGCGAATGGAATATGGCCTGCTGTCAAGGAGTAGAGGCGCAATGCAAGAAGTATTTCCCGACCGAGGCCAATCAGCTGAAGATCACGGACTGGTATTTTGACCACTTTCCCGACCGACCTCTCGTCATGCTGGCCGGCGGTCAACTCAAGTACGCCGTCTCCCGAGGCGCAGGTTGGCGCGGGGACTGTTTTGGAGATTACGGCTACTTCGGGCCCGATTGGAACCACATGGAGCACGGTTATGCCCGCAAACTACGGGATCCGGCCGTCGCGGAGGCGTGGAAGCGCGGCCCCGTACAATTCGAGGTGTGCGGCGTCATGCAGGATTGGGTCGAGAAAGGCTTCGATCTCGACATGATTCTGCAGAAAGGATTGGAGTGGCATGTCACGGTACTGAACGCCAAGTCCTCGCCGATTCCAGAGGCCTGGCGCCCGCGCATCGATGAGTTTCAAAAGCGGCTCGGATATCGGCTCGTGCTTCGCGAATTGACGCATACCGCCGAAAGTATTCCAGGCGGCGTCGTGGCCGTCGAATCACGATGGGACAACGTCGGAGTGGCTCCGATGTATCATGACCGCCCGCTGGCCTATCGCTTGAGGTCAGAGCAGGACGAAGTGGCGGCACAATGGCTGAGCCGCGCCCGTCTCATGAACTGGTTGCCCGGCTCACCGATCCTGGTCCAGGACGTGCAGACTTTGGCGAAAGACCTTCCGACCGGGCGTTATCATCTTGACGTGGCCATCTTGAGCGAGGACGGAGAGACGGCGGCCGTGGAGTTGGCGATTGCCGGGAAGCGCGCGGACCGCTGGTATCCGGTCTCGACGCTGACGATCCGCAACGAGGAGGTGAGGCAGGGAGCCTCGTCACCGTGA
- a CDS encoding fumarate reductase/succinate dehydrogenase flavoprotein subunit: MIRLDSKVPSGPLETKWDRHRFTEKLVSPNNKQAIKVIVVGTGLAGASAASTLGQLGYHVDCFCFHDSPRRAHSIAAQGGINAAKNYQDDGDSIARLFYDTIKGGDFRSREANVYRLAQVSTQIIDQCVALGVPFAREYGGQLANRSFGGVQVSRTFYCRGQTGQQLLLGAYSALCWQIERGQVVMHPRTEMLDLIVVDGHAQGIVVRDLISGRLSVHVAQAVILATGGYSNIFYLSTNATGCNVTATYRAWRQGAAFANPCFTQIHPTAIPPSEEHQAKLTLMSESLRNDGRIWVPKRAGDARAPEDIPESERDYFLERRYPRFGNLVPRDVASRAVKVVCDEGCGVGPGGHGVYLDFAEVIEREGLGLVRERYGNLFEMYQRITGEDAYKAPMRIYPAPHYTMGGLWVDYNLMSTVPGLFVVGEANFADHGANRLGASSLMQGLADGYFILPYTIGHYLATTKNEPIAPDHPDARAAMDRVVARTTKLLEGNGKRTAASFHRALGHIMWNACGMARHRSGLHHALQTIPPLRHDFWCQVAVPGSGETFNQQLEYAGRVADFLDFAELLCHDALHREESCGAHFREEHQTADGEPIRDDERFAFVAAWEYQPNGTPILHKEPLSFEFVQPAMRSYQ; the protein is encoded by the coding sequence ATGATCCGTCTCGACTCCAAGGTGCCGTCGGGCCCATTGGAAACAAAATGGGACCGGCACCGGTTTACCGAAAAACTGGTCAGTCCCAACAACAAGCAGGCCATCAAGGTCATCGTCGTCGGAACCGGGCTCGCGGGTGCCAGCGCCGCCTCCACACTGGGCCAACTCGGCTACCACGTCGACTGTTTCTGCTTCCACGACAGTCCGCGCCGCGCCCACAGCATCGCCGCCCAGGGCGGCATCAACGCGGCCAAGAATTACCAGGACGACGGTGACAGCATCGCCCGCCTGTTCTACGACACCATCAAAGGCGGCGACTTCCGTTCCCGCGAAGCGAACGTGTATCGGCTCGCGCAGGTCAGCACGCAGATCATCGACCAATGCGTGGCGTTGGGCGTCCCCTTCGCACGCGAATACGGAGGGCAGTTGGCCAATCGCTCATTTGGGGGCGTGCAGGTCTCGCGTACCTTCTACTGTCGAGGGCAAACGGGCCAGCAATTGTTGCTGGGTGCGTATTCGGCGCTCTGTTGGCAAATCGAACGCGGCCAGGTCGTCATGCACCCGCGAACCGAAATGCTGGATCTGATCGTCGTCGACGGTCACGCCCAAGGGATCGTGGTTCGCGACCTCATCTCCGGCCGGCTCAGCGTGCATGTGGCACAGGCTGTCATCCTCGCGACCGGAGGCTACAGCAATATCTTCTATCTTTCGACAAATGCCACCGGCTGCAACGTCACCGCGACCTATCGGGCCTGGAGGCAAGGGGCCGCGTTTGCCAATCCGTGCTTTACGCAGATCCACCCGACCGCCATTCCGCCGAGCGAGGAGCACCAGGCCAAGCTGACGCTGATGTCCGAATCGCTTCGCAACGACGGCCGAATTTGGGTGCCTAAACGGGCGGGGGATGCGCGTGCTCCGGAGGACATTCCCGAGTCCGAGCGGGACTATTTTCTCGAGCGGCGTTACCCGCGGTTCGGCAATCTCGTGCCTCGTGACGTAGCGTCACGCGCGGTGAAGGTCGTCTGCGACGAGGGATGCGGGGTCGGGCCGGGCGGTCATGGAGTGTATCTCGATTTTGCCGAGGTGATCGAGCGGGAGGGCCTTGGACTAGTTCGGGAACGTTACGGGAATCTGTTCGAGATGTATCAGCGCATCACGGGAGAAGATGCCTACAAAGCTCCGATGCGGATCTATCCCGCGCCGCACTACACGATGGGGGGCCTGTGGGTGGATTACAATCTCATGAGCACCGTTCCGGGTCTCTTTGTCGTCGGTGAGGCCAACTTCGCCGATCACGGAGCCAATCGATTGGGAGCCAGCTCATTGATGCAGGGGTTGGCCGACGGCTACTTTATTCTGCCGTATACGATTGGACACTATCTGGCCACGACCAAGAACGAGCCGATTGCACCCGACCATCCGGACGCTCGCGCGGCGATGGATCGGGTAGTTGCCCGTACCACGAAGCTGCTCGAGGGCAACGGCAAGCGCACGGCGGCCTCGTTTCATCGCGCGCTCGGCCACATCATGTGGAACGCGTGCGGCATGGCACGCCATCGCTCCGGGCTGCATCACGCCCTGCAGACCATCCCGCCGCTACGGCACGATTTCTGGTGCCAGGTGGCCGTCCCCGGTTCGGGCGAGACGTTCAATCAGCAATTGGAGTATGCGGGCAGGGTGGCGGACTTCCTGGACTTCGCGGAGTTGCTGTGTCATGACGCGTTGCACCGCGAGGAATCCTGTGGCGCGCATTTCCGCGAGGAGCACCAAACCGCCGACGGAGAGCCGATTCGTGACGACGAACGGTTCGCCTTTGTCGCCGCGTGGGAATATCAGCCCAATGGGACGCCGATCCTGCACAAGGAGCCGCTGAGCTTTGAGTTCGTCCAACCGGCCATGCGGAGTTATCAATAG
- a CDS encoding succinate dehydrogenase/fumarate reductase iron-sulfur subunit encodes MHFTLNVWRQRGPDDKGAFMTYPAADISPAMSFLEMLDVVNQRLILNGEEPIAFESDCREGICGACSLVINGIPHGPDRGVATCQLYMRRFADETVLTIEPWRAKAFPVIRDLIVDRRALDRIMQAGGYISSNTGGAVDGNTVLIGKDRAETAMDAASCIGCGACVAGCRNASAMLFVAAKVSHLAHLPQGEPERVRRADAMMKAMDREGFGSCGNQYECEAVCPKSISVHFIATFNREFLRSTIAEPGPLTGAPADPHAEFR; translated from the coding sequence ATGCACTTTACATTGAATGTGTGGCGGCAACGGGGTCCGGACGACAAGGGTGCGTTCATGACGTATCCGGCCGCTGATATCAGTCCCGCGATGTCGTTCCTCGAAATGCTGGACGTGGTCAATCAGCGGCTGATCCTGAACGGCGAGGAGCCGATCGCCTTTGAATCGGATTGCCGCGAAGGCATCTGTGGGGCCTGCTCTCTCGTCATCAACGGCATACCTCACGGTCCCGACCGGGGCGTCGCCACCTGCCAACTCTACATGCGCCGGTTCGCCGACGAGACGGTCCTCACCATCGAACCCTGGCGCGCCAAGGCTTTCCCCGTGATCAGGGATCTGATCGTGGATCGTCGGGCTTTGGATCGCATCATGCAGGCGGGCGGTTATATTTCTTCGAACACCGGAGGCGCAGTCGACGGTAATACCGTTCTCATCGGCAAGGATCGGGCGGAAACGGCGATGGATGCCGCCTCCTGCATCGGTTGCGGCGCCTGCGTGGCCGGCTGTCGGAATGCATCAGCTATGTTGTTCGTCGCGGCAAAGGTATCCCACTTGGCTCATCTGCCCCAGGGCGAACCGGAACGGGTCAGGCGCGCCGATGCGATGATGAAGGCCATGGATCGGGAGGGATTCGGTTCCTGCGGCAACCAATACGAGTGCGAGGCCGTCTGTCCGAAATCGATCAGTGTGCATTTCATCGCCACGTTCAATCGCGAATTCCTCCGATCGACGATCGCCGAACCTGGTCCCCTCACCGGTGCGCCGGCCGACCCTCACGCGGAGTTTCGCTAG
- a CDS encoding LemA family protein, translating to MGTTVRRIAGWMILVACLGGCGYNDLQGLDEDTKAAWSEVVNQYQRRADLIPNLVATVKGYAAHEKDTLEGVVKARAQATGIHVTAELLKDPAAFEKFQQAQAGLTSALGRLIAIAENYPNLKADQNFRDLQSQLEGTENRIAVARKRYIDRVAEFNKMVRFFPTNLTAKFLLHLEEKPNFTVADEKAAAKPPEVKF from the coding sequence ATGGGCACCACCGTACGGAGGATCGCCGGTTGGATGATACTGGTCGCATGTTTGGGCGGGTGCGGCTATAACGACTTGCAAGGGCTGGACGAGGATACGAAGGCGGCCTGGAGCGAGGTCGTCAATCAGTACCAGCGCCGCGCCGACTTGATTCCCAATCTGGTGGCGACCGTGAAGGGGTACGCAGCCCATGAAAAGGATACTCTTGAAGGTGTCGTAAAGGCTCGGGCGCAAGCCACGGGGATTCACGTCACGGCGGAGCTGTTGAAAGACCCGGCCGCCTTCGAGAAATTTCAACAAGCGCAGGCCGGCCTGACGTCGGCGCTGGGAAGATTAATCGCAATCGCCGAAAACTACCCTAATCTGAAAGCCGATCAGAATTTTCGAGATCTACAGAGCCAGTTGGAAGGCACGGAGAATCGCATCGCCGTCGCCCGCAAGCGCTACATCGACCGGGTTGCGGAGTTCAACAAGATGGTCCGTTTCTTCCCGACGAATCTGACCGCCAAGTTCCTCCTCCATTTGGAAGAGAAGCCGAACTTCACCGTCGCCGACGAGAAAGCCGCGGCCAAGCCGCCGGAGGTCAAGTTCTGA